Proteins from a genomic interval of Halorubrum depositum:
- a CDS encoding Gfo/Idh/MocA family protein: MTDDTVSAGVVGVGSMGQNHARVYDELEETDLVGVFDVDDDNAADVAAEYGTTSRSMADLLDVVDVVSVAVPTQFHYENAKRALEADVDVLVEKPFVADPEKGQELIDIADERDLTLQVGHIERFNPAVQTLRDLVDELNIYAVSTERVGPPIDRAIDDSVIMDLMIHDLDIVLDIVDGDVDSYSSVGTPDCRYANATLRFDSGVTASLTTSRVTQEKVRGLTISAEECRVKVDYIDQSIEIHRSSVPAHIDDDSFVRHRHENFVETLTVEQVEPLKSELSSFAHAAETGEDPVVDGKQGLRVLKLTKSLDSAAQSGSADSPNISADAD; the protein is encoded by the coding sequence ATGACTGACGACACCGTCAGCGCGGGCGTCGTCGGCGTCGGCAGCATGGGGCAGAACCACGCCCGCGTCTACGACGAACTCGAGGAGACGGACCTCGTCGGCGTCTTCGACGTGGACGACGACAACGCGGCGGACGTCGCCGCGGAGTACGGGACGACTTCGCGGTCGATGGCCGATCTCCTCGACGTCGTCGACGTCGTCTCCGTCGCCGTGCCGACCCAGTTCCACTACGAGAACGCGAAGCGCGCCCTCGAAGCCGACGTGGACGTGCTCGTGGAGAAACCGTTCGTCGCCGACCCCGAGAAGGGCCAAGAGCTCATCGACATCGCGGACGAGCGCGACCTCACGTTACAGGTCGGCCACATCGAACGGTTCAACCCCGCGGTCCAGACGCTTCGTGACCTCGTGGACGAGTTGAACATCTACGCGGTGTCGACCGAACGGGTCGGGCCGCCGATAGACCGCGCCATCGACGACTCGGTCATCATGGATCTGATGATCCACGACCTCGACATCGTGCTCGACATCGTCGACGGCGACGTCGACTCGTACAGTTCGGTCGGCACCCCCGACTGCCGCTACGCCAACGCAACCCTCCGATTCGACTCCGGCGTGACTGCGTCTCTCACCACGAGCCGCGTCACCCAAGAGAAGGTCCGCGGACTCACCATCTCAGCGGAGGAGTGCCGCGTCAAGGTCGACTACATCGACCAGAGCATCGAAATCCACCGCTCGTCGGTGCCGGCGCACATCGACGACGACTCCTTCGTGCGCCACCGACACGAGAACTTCGTCGAGACGCTCACCGTCGAACAGGTCGAACCCCTGAAGAGCGAACTCAGCTCGTTCGCGCACGCCGCCGAGACGGGAGAAGACCCCGTCGTGGACGGAAAGCAGGGGCTCCGCGTGCTGAAATTGACGAAATCGCTGGACAGCGCGGCGCAGTCGGGATCGGCCGATAGCCCGAACATTTCTGCCGACGCGGACTGA
- a CDS encoding DUF7344 domain-containing protein translates to MTAQVDVPEDSLLEPQAEEETTDLDADEVYHLLQNERRRKVLEYLRGREGPVQMRDIAEQVAAWEHDTTVQALMSDQRQRVYIALYQAHLPKLDEEGVIDYNQSRGIVEKNPPAQELIAHLEQPGDDDESDADESEQAWGKYYLGVSGVSALLIGASGLGLPAISSVPHLFVALAVMSVYTALSFWQVLDESGDADEE, encoded by the coding sequence ATGACTGCCCAAGTAGACGTCCCCGAAGACTCGCTGCTCGAACCGCAAGCGGAGGAAGAGACGACAGATCTCGACGCTGACGAGGTGTACCATCTACTCCAGAACGAGCGCCGCCGGAAGGTCCTCGAGTATCTGCGCGGCCGCGAGGGCCCGGTCCAGATGCGCGACATCGCGGAGCAGGTCGCCGCGTGGGAGCACGACACGACGGTGCAGGCGCTGATGTCCGACCAGCGGCAGCGCGTGTACATCGCGCTGTACCAGGCGCACCTCCCGAAACTCGACGAAGAGGGGGTCATCGACTACAACCAGAGCCGAGGGATCGTCGAGAAGAACCCCCCCGCCCAGGAGCTCATCGCCCACCTCGAACAGCCGGGAGACGACGACGAGTCCGACGCCGACGAGTCGGAGCAGGCGTGGGGGAAGTACTACCTCGGCGTGTCGGGCGTGAGCGCGCTCCTGATCGGTGCGTCGGGACTGGGTCTCCCCGCGATCAGTTCCGTTCCGCACCTGTTCGTCGCCCTCGCGGTAATGAGCGTGTACACCGCGCTCTCGTTCTGGCAAGTGCTCGACGAGTCCGGCGACGCGGACGAAGAATAA
- a CDS encoding phosphatase PAP2 family protein encodes MNASPLLSILGAVLSGAALALLGATLIVVGPTRLRLSVGTVRERVRDAAPYLGLLAVVLVVNKVARDVGPAVSWAIGWNVTGLIYAIEGDFVEHVQSLATPTLTAVFSTVYLSGYVFLLSFPFVAYLFSDDRRPLKLTAVAYAANYVIGLTCYILFISYGPRNLLPEHVDSLLYATYPQTQILTGEVNVNTNVFPSLHTSLSVTTAIVALRTRRTYPVWAVVAPIIAAMVAFATMYLGIHWAVDVAAGCVLGAVSVAVGDRLIDRRTNGT; translated from the coding sequence ATGAACGCCTCGCCCCTGCTGTCGATACTGGGAGCGGTCCTCAGTGGAGCGGCGCTCGCGCTCCTCGGTGCGACGCTCATCGTCGTCGGTCCGACTCGGCTTCGGCTCAGCGTCGGCACCGTCCGTGAGCGCGTTCGAGACGCCGCGCCGTACCTCGGGTTGCTCGCCGTGGTACTCGTCGTAAACAAGGTCGCTCGTGACGTCGGTCCGGCGGTCTCGTGGGCCATCGGGTGGAACGTGACCGGCCTCATCTACGCTATCGAGGGCGACTTCGTCGAACACGTCCAGTCGCTGGCGACGCCCACGCTCACTGCCGTCTTCTCGACGGTGTACCTCTCCGGCTACGTCTTCCTGCTCTCGTTCCCGTTCGTGGCCTACCTCTTCTCGGACGACCGGCGACCGCTGAAACTCACCGCGGTGGCGTACGCGGCGAACTACGTGATCGGGCTGACCTGCTACATCCTTTTCATCTCGTACGGGCCGCGAAACCTCCTCCCGGAGCACGTCGACTCGCTCCTCTACGCGACGTACCCGCAGACGCAGATCCTCACCGGCGAGGTGAACGTGAACACGAACGTCTTCCCCTCGCTCCACACCTCGCTGTCGGTGACGACGGCCATCGTTGCCCTGCGGACGCGGAGGACGTATCCCGTGTGGGCGGTCGTCGCCCCGATCATCGCGGCCATGGTCGCCTTCGCGACGATGTATCTCGGAATCCACTGGGCCGTCGACGTCGCCGCCGGGTGCGTCCTCGGCGCCGTGAGCGTCGCCGTCGGAGACCGGCTCATCGACCGCCGCACGAACGGGACATAA
- a CDS encoding DUF7344 domain-containing protein, whose amino-acid sequence MVPPWSPTGSDDFEEGSGPRLDDRPGLGGVSELQRRDTIVSIVDERPQTPVTIGELTTALSEWFEEETDEMVPTDEEIHSVLYDFDLPHLDSAGRLEFERETGQVFSSRAADALTADETEGATADSGARRPTFATERNSDSRTAMRSIGDGEVSGERAVELGVLLFGVAGVALAVSSLNPFGTSTSLIPAALVVLFFGHRALTRD is encoded by the coding sequence ATGGTACCCCCTTGGTCGCCGACCGGCTCGGACGACTTCGAAGAGGGGTCGGGGCCAAGGCTCGACGACAGACCCGGCCTCGGCGGCGTCTCCGAGCTGCAGCGCCGGGACACCATCGTCTCGATCGTCGACGAACGCCCTCAGACCCCCGTTACGATCGGTGAGCTGACCACCGCCCTCTCGGAGTGGTTCGAGGAGGAGACCGACGAAATGGTCCCCACCGACGAGGAGATCCACAGCGTCCTCTACGACTTCGACCTCCCGCACCTCGACTCGGCCGGCCGACTCGAATTCGAACGAGAGACCGGCCAGGTGTTCTCGTCGCGTGCCGCAGACGCCCTGACCGCGGACGAGACCGAGGGCGCGACCGCCGACAGCGGGGCGCGCCGACCCACCTTTGCGACTGAACGGAACAGCGATAGTCGCACGGCGATGCGGTCCATCGGAGACGGCGAGGTATCGGGAGAACGGGCCGTCGAACTAGGGGTGCTCCTCTTCGGCGTCGCCGGCGTCGCCCTCGCCGTCTCGAGCCTCAACCCGTTCGGTACGTCGACCTCGCTCATTCCCGCGGCACTCGTCGTGCTCTTCTTCGGCCATCGAGCACTCACGCGCGACTGA
- a CDS encoding helix-turn-helix transcriptional regulator codes for MLSLWTVVETNAAATRSAGAEFRRSSAALGTQSDERSAVAAGSGSGRTSVESRVSATDADHPLVGVDPELLNPERRTLQVLIVEGGVVEQSALVERTRWTDSTISRTLCRMETQGRIERRREGTGKLVLLPQNREN; via the coding sequence GTGCTCTCCCTCTGGACGGTCGTCGAAACGAACGCTGCAGCGACACGGTCCGCCGGCGCGGAGTTCCGCAGGTCGTCCGCCGCTCTCGGTACGCAGTCGGACGAGCGGTCTGCGGTGGCCGCCGGCTCGGGCTCCGGTCGAACGAGTGTCGAATCCCGCGTCTCCGCGACGGACGCCGACCATCCGCTGGTGGGTGTCGACCCCGAACTCCTCAATCCCGAGCGCCGCACCCTCCAAGTCCTCATCGTCGAAGGCGGCGTGGTCGAACAGTCGGCGTTGGTCGAACGCACCCGCTGGACGGACTCGACGATCAGTCGAACCCTCTGTCGGATGGAGACTCAGGGGCGGATCGAGCGACGACGAGAGGGAACCGGGAAGCTCGTTCTCCTGCCGCAGAACCGGGAGAACTGA
- a CDS encoding PAS domain S-box protein, giving the protein MTDAVFALDDRWRFTHLNDRAEEVLDAEEENLLGEAVWDEFPEARNTTFYREYRRAVEAQEPVSFEEYFEPLEAWFSVRAYPSESGLTVYFRDVTDEHDRRAELERERARLAVRERFDDVLTDVSKLGTNAPSLADFQSRLTDRFHRVDGIRAVRIDEVETGEPAADRQDGVGNLEFGPELPGGFVDAVDRRDVTRVSTAQTNAEWSDIAGDELVFVPLVTGSQFYGVATFSVEERLGSYACESLFGHVAETIGCAVENLFRREKWRSVAHTLEQVDAGAYVVDADDDIVWVNDSFAEYVGIDPVDIVGSDNELFVEHRLASVLADAEQFTRRLSGARSTSDDRPEDRTARVTESYDREERVLEHEAEPVEVGRFEGGTAHVFEDVTEEAAAERSLAETEWIRESLLESFPGMAYRCRDDSEWEMDFVAGTVESLTGYGAGEIQSTVSWGDTVVDPRDRRNAWESIRSQLEDGDTFEVNYRIARRDGTTRWVWERGRRVETRDGTRLAGFVSDVTEKRNTEDRLKWEEGRFQSLVEHVSGYAIFTVNREGRIESWNDGAEAITGYDADEATGRHLSSFAPADRDDSCLSESHLTEASLSGESYDEGWVQTSDGRPFWGRVVLRAITDEDGGDVYGFVAVIRDMTEQRERRRELEHQRDELVTLNRINAVVRDIDRALVQARSREEIRTAICERLADDERYELAWIGESDHARNVVTPIEWAGDETEYVDGLDVRIDGERGGGPVGRSLESGTISVVQRIADNPAFGPWREDALENGFESSASIPIEYGGVPYGVLCVYSGEAGAFDEREKRLLAELGEMVGYALNAVDRKQALVEESMTEISMELTESLSDFTDLTHGTDGRVTLTSSVETGDGAFRQYIRTDGIDPNDVAEVLEENERVRSVEVLSDHAANGSLAISTDTAPLMQTVAVYGGRVGEVVAEGDTVSIDARFPTETNIRSVIERFRELYPDLEVIAKRPVSPEDEAERLATLVADELTGRQAEVLETAYQAGYYEWPRDTDGTELSNQLNVSAATLSQHLRTAHDKVVGSIVKQRLE; this is encoded by the coding sequence ATGACGGACGCGGTCTTCGCGCTTGACGACCGATGGCGGTTCACGCATCTCAACGATCGCGCGGAGGAGGTGCTGGACGCCGAGGAGGAAAACCTCCTCGGCGAGGCGGTGTGGGACGAGTTCCCAGAGGCCCGCAACACGACGTTCTACCGGGAGTACCGCCGAGCGGTCGAAGCGCAGGAACCCGTCTCGTTCGAGGAGTACTTCGAGCCGTTGGAGGCGTGGTTCTCCGTCCGGGCGTATCCCTCGGAGTCCGGCCTCACCGTCTACTTCCGTGACGTGACCGACGAGCACGACCGGCGAGCCGAACTCGAACGCGAACGCGCGCGGCTCGCGGTTCGCGAGCGGTTCGACGACGTCCTCACCGACGTGTCGAAACTGGGAACGAACGCGCCGAGCCTCGCCGACTTCCAGAGCCGACTGACCGATCGCTTCCACCGTGTCGACGGGATCCGCGCCGTTCGGATCGACGAGGTCGAAACCGGGGAGCCCGCGGCGGACCGACAGGACGGCGTCGGGAACCTCGAGTTCGGTCCGGAGCTCCCGGGCGGGTTCGTCGACGCCGTCGACCGCCGCGACGTCACGCGGGTGTCGACCGCACAGACGAACGCGGAGTGGTCGGATATCGCCGGTGACGAGTTAGTGTTCGTTCCGCTCGTCACCGGGAGCCAGTTCTACGGCGTCGCGACGTTCTCCGTCGAGGAGCGTCTCGGCTCGTACGCGTGCGAGTCGTTGTTCGGTCACGTGGCCGAGACGATCGGGTGCGCCGTCGAGAACCTGTTCCGGCGTGAAAAGTGGCGATCGGTCGCCCACACCCTCGAACAGGTCGACGCGGGAGCGTACGTCGTCGATGCCGACGACGACATCGTGTGGGTGAACGACTCGTTCGCCGAGTACGTCGGCATCGACCCCGTCGACATCGTCGGCAGCGACAACGAGCTGTTCGTCGAACACCGTCTCGCGTCGGTGCTCGCCGACGCCGAGCAGTTCACGCGGCGTCTCTCGGGCGCCAGGTCGACGAGCGACGACCGACCGGAGGACCGTACCGCCCGGGTCACCGAGAGTTACGACCGGGAGGAACGGGTGCTCGAACACGAGGCGGAACCGGTCGAGGTCGGCAGGTTCGAGGGCGGAACCGCTCACGTCTTCGAGGACGTCACCGAAGAGGCGGCCGCGGAGCGATCGTTGGCCGAGACCGAATGGATCCGCGAGTCGCTCCTCGAGAGCTTCCCGGGGATGGCGTATCGGTGCCGAGACGACAGCGAATGGGAGATGGACTTCGTCGCCGGGACCGTCGAGTCGCTCACTGGGTACGGCGCCGGAGAGATCCAGTCGACCGTTTCGTGGGGCGACACGGTCGTGGACCCGCGAGACCGACGGAACGCCTGGGAGTCGATCCGATCGCAACTCGAAGACGGCGACACGTTCGAGGTGAACTACCGGATCGCCCGCCGCGACGGCACGACCCGATGGGTCTGGGAGCGCGGGCGCCGCGTCGAGACGCGAGACGGGACGCGTCTCGCCGGGTTCGTCAGTGACGTGACGGAGAAGCGAAACACGGAGGACCGCCTCAAGTGGGAGGAAGGCCGGTTCCAGTCGCTCGTCGAGCACGTCTCCGGATACGCCATCTTCACCGTGAACCGCGAGGGGCGCATCGAAAGCTGGAACGACGGTGCGGAGGCCATCACCGGATACGATGCGGACGAAGCGACCGGAAGACACCTCTCGTCGTTCGCCCCTGCCGATAGGGACGACAGCTGCCTCTCCGAGTCACACCTGACCGAAGCGTCCCTCTCCGGCGAGTCGTACGACGAGGGGTGGGTACAGACCAGCGACGGCCGCCCGTTTTGGGGCCGCGTGGTCCTTCGGGCGATCACCGACGAGGACGGCGGTGACGTGTACGGGTTCGTTGCAGTCATCCGGGACATGACCGAGCAGCGGGAGCGACGGCGTGAGCTCGAACACCAGCGCGACGAACTCGTCACGCTGAACCGAATCAACGCCGTCGTTCGCGACATCGACCGGGCGCTCGTTCAGGCGCGGAGTCGCGAGGAGATCCGTACCGCGATCTGTGAGCGACTCGCGGACGACGAGCGGTACGAACTGGCGTGGATCGGCGAGAGCGACCACGCCCGCAACGTGGTCACTCCCATCGAGTGGGCCGGAGACGAGACGGAGTACGTGGACGGCCTCGACGTGAGGATCGACGGCGAGCGCGGGGGCGGCCCGGTCGGACGGTCACTCGAGTCCGGGACCATCTCGGTCGTCCAGCGGATCGCCGACAACCCGGCGTTCGGCCCGTGGCGCGAGGACGCGCTCGAAAACGGGTTCGAATCGAGCGCGTCGATCCCCATCGAGTACGGCGGCGTCCCCTACGGCGTCCTCTGCGTCTACAGCGGCGAGGCCGGGGCGTTCGACGAGCGCGAAAAGCGACTGCTCGCCGAACTCGGAGAGATGGTCGGATACGCCCTCAACGCCGTCGACCGGAAGCAGGCGCTCGTCGAAGAGTCGATGACCGAGATATCGATGGAGCTGACCGAGAGCCTCTCGGATTTCACCGACCTCACGCACGGCACTGACGGCCGCGTGACGCTCACCAGTTCGGTCGAGACGGGCGACGGGGCGTTCCGGCAGTACATTCGAACGGACGGCATCGACCCCAACGACGTCGCCGAGGTCCTGGAGGAGAACGAGCGGGTCCGTTCCGTCGAGGTCCTCAGCGACCACGCGGCGAACGGGTCGCTCGCGATCAGTACGGACACCGCTCCCCTCATGCAGACCGTCGCCGTCTACGGCGGTCGCGTCGGCGAGGTCGTCGCCGAGGGCGATACGGTCTCCATCGACGCTCGGTTCCCCACGGAAACGAACATCCGTTCAGTCATCGAGCGGTTCCGCGAGCTGTACCCGGACCTCGAAGTGATCGCTAAGCGCCCCGTCTCGCCGGAGGACGAGGCGGAGCGTCTCGCGACGCTGGTCGCAGACGAACTGACTGGTCGGCAGGCCGAGGTGCTGGAGACGGCGTATCAGGCCGGCTACTACGAGTGGCCGCGCGATACGGACGGGACGGAGCTCTCGAACCAACTGAACGTGTCGGCGGCAACGCTGTCTCAACACCTTCGCACCGCACACGACAAAGTCGTCGGGAGCATCGTCAAACAGCGACTGGAGTGA
- a CDS encoding DegT/DnrJ/EryC1/StrS family aminotransferase, whose translation MSGDVNIADPILGDEEVSRIESVVDSGMIADGPEVREFEAEFADYCDADEAVATSNGTTALHTALEAVGVGPGDTVLTTPFSFVATANAIRFAGATPVFADVDPETFNLDPERVEAKLEALDGRVDAMVVVHLYGLPAPMDRLRELADEYDVAIVEDAAQAHGATYHDSPVGSLGDAACFSFYPTKNMTTGEGGMVVTDDQRVADAAASFINHGRETDGYRHVSLGHNFRMTSIAAAMGRAQLERLPGFVERRRENAARLDELLAETNAVTPVSPDGCGHSYHQYTIRVGNRDSVAERLDEHGIGSGVYYPRCIHDQPAYDALDVSAPAAERVADQALSLPVHPALDEEEVERVGSVLRDEVTVEPPADPARTTVEVSND comes from the coding sequence ATGAGCGGAGACGTCAACATCGCCGATCCGATCCTGGGCGACGAAGAGGTCTCGCGCATCGAGTCGGTCGTCGACTCCGGGATGATCGCCGACGGTCCCGAAGTTCGCGAGTTCGAAGCCGAGTTCGCGGACTACTGCGACGCCGACGAGGCCGTCGCGACGTCGAACGGCACCACGGCGCTCCACACGGCGCTCGAAGCGGTCGGTGTCGGGCCCGGTGACACGGTGCTCACCACGCCGTTCTCGTTCGTCGCGACGGCGAACGCCATTCGGTTCGCGGGCGCCACGCCGGTGTTCGCGGACGTCGACCCCGAGACGTTCAACCTCGACCCCGAACGCGTCGAGGCGAAGCTCGAAGCGCTCGATGGACGCGTCGACGCGATGGTCGTCGTCCACCTCTACGGGCTCCCGGCACCGATGGACCGGTTGCGCGAACTCGCGGACGAGTACGACGTGGCCATCGTCGAAGACGCCGCACAGGCTCACGGGGCGACGTACCACGACAGCCCGGTCGGGTCGCTCGGCGACGCCGCGTGTTTCTCGTTTTACCCGACGAAGAACATGACCACGGGCGAGGGCGGCATGGTCGTCACCGACGACCAACGGGTCGCCGACGCCGCGGCGAGTTTCATCAATCACGGCCGCGAGACCGACGGGTATCGACACGTCTCGCTCGGACACAATTTCCGAATGACGAGCATCGCCGCCGCGATGGGGCGGGCGCAACTCGAACGGCTGCCCGGGTTCGTCGAGCGCCGCCGTGAGAACGCGGCGAGACTCGATGAACTGCTCGCGGAGACGAACGCCGTCACACCGGTGAGTCCCGACGGCTGTGGGCACTCCTACCACCAGTACACGATCCGCGTCGGCAACCGCGATTCGGTCGCCGAGCGGCTCGACGAACACGGGATCGGAAGCGGAGTGTACTACCCGCGATGTATCCACGACCAACCCGCATATGACGCACTCGACGTGAGTGCCCCGGCCGCGGAGCGCGTCGCTGATCAGGCGCTGTCACTCCCAGTGCATCCGGCGCTCGACGAGGAGGAAGTCGAACGAGTCGGGAGCGTCCTCCGCGACGAGGTGACCGTCGAGCCGCCGGCCGACCCCGCGCGGACGACCGTGGAGGTGTCCAATGACTGA
- a CDS encoding ABC transporter substrate-binding protein has translation MALTDARPTENLNPLSASFRAGRSIVRLVYDSLGRTYDGAVRPWMASSWTWHEGDSNALSVDLREGVEWHDGRLVTASDVAFTFDLLSDTALGSLDRPVPSPRYRGRTSLVNEITTQSSHELTLEFGDVDESVAKRALSVPILPKHVWEQYARRTKAARIDGSDRTEALERKNLDPVGSGPLRVTEAAPGESLSMEPFESHFLSTGGVGESLVEFDGGFSFDALEFTVLPSGGAVVELLSDGTLDASANSLSPGAAKKAREDDELAVETGEPQWCYHVGYNHRRPPFDDAGFRRAVARLVDRSSLVDTLFDGEATRVVSPLGTTRYAPEGDEWDDSLADVRFLGEPGSDSLDVKRAKSTFCDAGYTYSSDGELLIDE, from the coding sequence ATGGCGCTGACCGACGCGCGACCGACCGAGAACCTGAACCCGTTATCCGCGTCGTTCCGGGCCGGCAGATCGATCGTTCGACTCGTCTACGATTCGCTCGGCCGGACGTACGACGGAGCCGTTCGGCCGTGGATGGCCTCGTCGTGGACGTGGCACGAGGGCGACTCTAACGCGCTGTCCGTCGACCTCCGCGAGGGCGTCGAGTGGCACGACGGGAGGTTGGTAACCGCATCCGACGTGGCGTTCACGTTCGACCTCCTCTCCGATACCGCTCTCGGGTCGCTCGACCGACCGGTCCCGTCGCCGCGGTACCGTGGCCGCACGTCGCTCGTCAACGAGATCACCACGCAGTCGTCGCACGAGCTGACGCTCGAGTTTGGCGACGTGGACGAGTCGGTCGCCAAGCGCGCGTTGTCGGTCCCGATACTCCCGAAACACGTCTGGGAGCAGTACGCGCGCCGGACGAAAGCGGCCCGGATCGACGGTAGCGACCGCACGGAGGCACTCGAGCGGAAGAACCTCGATCCGGTCGGAAGCGGCCCGCTTCGGGTGACCGAGGCGGCCCCGGGAGAGTCGCTCTCGATGGAACCGTTCGAGTCGCACTTCCTCTCGACGGGGGGCGTCGGCGAGTCGCTCGTCGAGTTCGACGGCGGCTTCTCGTTCGACGCGCTGGAGTTCACCGTCCTCCCGTCCGGTGGAGCCGTCGTCGAACTGCTGTCGGATGGCACCCTCGACGCGTCGGCGAACTCGCTGTCCCCCGGAGCGGCGAAGAAGGCGAGGGAAGACGACGAACTCGCCGTGGAAACCGGAGAACCGCAGTGGTGCTATCACGTCGGCTACAATCACCGAAGGCCGCCGTTCGACGATGCCGGGTTCAGACGGGCGGTCGCCCGACTCGTGGACCGGTCGTCCCTCGTTGACACGCTGTTCGACGGCGAGGCGACACGGGTCGTGTCTCCGCTCGGGACGACGCGGTACGCGCCCGAGGGCGACGAGTGGGACGACTCGCTCGCCGACGTCCGGTTCCTCGGCGAACCCGGAAGCGACTCTCTCGACGTCAAAAGAGCGAAGTCGACGTTCTGTGACGCCGGGTACACGTATTCGTCTGACGGCGAGCTGCTGATAGACGAATGA
- a CDS encoding NifU family protein, whose amino-acid sequence MSTDTADGENELRERITNFLRRNFPQIQMHGGSAAISHLDRENGEVTIQLGGACSGCGISPMTIQAIKSRMVKEIPEIETVHADTGMDSGADGDLGGTSSGGMSPSFPGETTDDGGDDEGPQAPF is encoded by the coding sequence ATGAGCACGGACACTGCCGACGGGGAAAACGAGCTCCGCGAGCGGATCACGAACTTCCTGCGGCGCAACTTCCCGCAGATCCAGATGCACGGCGGGAGCGCCGCCATCAGCCACCTCGACCGCGAGAACGGCGAGGTCACGATCCAACTCGGCGGCGCCTGCTCCGGCTGCGGGATCTCGCCGATGACGATCCAGGCGATCAAGTCCCGGATGGTCAAGGAGATCCCGGAGATCGAGACGGTCCACGCCGACACCGGCATGGACTCCGGCGCCGACGGCGACCTCGGTGGCACCAGCAGCGGCGGCATGTCGCCGTCGTTCCCCGGCGAGACGACCGACGACGGCGGCGACGACGAAGGCCCGCAGGCCCCGTTC
- a CDS encoding DUF5783 family protein has translation MADEFDPEKFEDKYVHYFQELQRAYKNAFNHMNERRDSQLIHGIDQTVLNESEPFYEDGEFRVELPENPRDRLEGVLVDDETFEETLEEYVERIETELHRTFQVDRPE, from the coding sequence ATGGCCGACGAGTTCGACCCCGAGAAGTTCGAGGACAAGTACGTCCACTACTTCCAGGAGCTCCAGCGCGCGTACAAGAACGCGTTCAACCACATGAACGAGCGTCGCGACTCCCAGCTCATCCACGGGATCGACCAGACGGTCCTCAACGAGTCCGAGCCGTTCTACGAGGACGGCGAGTTCCGCGTCGAGCTCCCCGAGAACCCGCGCGATCGGCTGGAGGGCGTCCTCGTCGACGACGAGACGTTCGAGGAGACGCTCGAGGAGTACGTCGAGCGGATCGAAACGGAGCTCCACCGGACGTTTCAGGTCGACCGGCCGGAGTAG